The proteins below come from a single Bacteroidales bacterium WCE2004 genomic window:
- a CDS encoding indolepyruvate ferredoxin oxidoreductase alpha subunit, with translation MSEKRLLLGDEAVALGALHAGLSGVYAYPGTPSTEITEYIQKSPLARERGVRSRWCTNEKTAMEAALGMSYAGKRALVCMKHVGMNVCADAFVNAAVTGVKGGLVVLAADDPSMHSSQNEQDSRFYGKFAMVPVFEPSNQQEAYEMVAEAFALSESLRLPVLMRLVTRLAHSRAAVAVGEAQAQNALSPDDERTRWVLLPGNARRQYASLVEKQAEIAASAERSARNSLELPGQVGYVEGTPLGVIAAGIAYNYVRESAPAGIPVLKVSQYPLPVRQVRKLAAQCGRILVVEDGQPFVEEQVRGIFGQEYPVLGRLTGELPRTGELTPDCVARALGQPGGPAFANAHNLAPRPPQLCQGCGHRDVYAALNKVAAEYPDARIFGDIGCYTLGALPPFRAIDTCVDMGASITMAKGAADAGVHPAIAVIGDSTFTHSGMTGLLDAVNDGSAITVIISDNLTTAMTGGQDSAGTHKYEAICLALGVEREHLHVVVPLPKNMDEITRIIREEIEYRGVSVIIPQRECMQTLGRKLRQKKAKEA, from the coding sequence ATGTCTGAAAAAAGATTGCTTCTGGGCGATGAGGCCGTTGCCTTGGGTGCTTTGCACGCCGGTCTGTCCGGTGTCTACGCCTATCCCGGCACGCCATCGACCGAAATCACAGAATACATCCAGAAGAGCCCGCTCGCGCGTGAGCGCGGGGTGCGGAGCCGTTGGTGCACCAACGAGAAGACCGCGATGGAGGCCGCGCTGGGTATGTCCTATGCCGGCAAGCGGGCGCTGGTGTGCATGAAGCACGTGGGGATGAACGTTTGCGCCGACGCCTTCGTCAACGCCGCCGTCACGGGCGTGAAAGGCGGCCTGGTGGTGCTGGCGGCCGACGACCCCTCGATGCACTCTTCGCAGAACGAGCAGGATTCCCGTTTCTACGGCAAATTCGCGATGGTGCCCGTCTTCGAGCCCTCCAATCAGCAGGAGGCCTACGAGATGGTCGCCGAGGCGTTCGCGCTCTCCGAGTCGCTCCGCCTCCCGGTGCTGATGCGCCTGGTCACGCGCCTGGCGCACTCCCGCGCCGCCGTTGCAGTGGGGGAGGCGCAGGCGCAGAACGCGCTCTCGCCGGACGACGAGCGCACCCGCTGGGTGCTCCTGCCCGGCAATGCACGCCGCCAGTATGCCTCGCTCGTGGAGAAGCAGGCGGAGATCGCGGCGAGCGCCGAGCGCTCCGCCCGCAACAGCCTGGAACTGCCCGGCCAGGTCGGGTATGTGGAAGGGACGCCCCTGGGCGTCATTGCCGCGGGTATCGCATACAACTATGTCCGGGAGTCGGCGCCCGCCGGCATCCCGGTCCTCAAGGTCTCGCAATATCCGCTGCCCGTCCGTCAGGTCCGGAAGCTGGCCGCGCAATGCGGCCGCATCCTGGTCGTCGAGGACGGCCAGCCCTTCGTGGAGGAGCAGGTCCGCGGCATCTTCGGACAGGAATATCCTGTCCTGGGCCGCCTGACCGGCGAGCTGCCCCGTACGGGCGAGCTCACGCCGGACTGCGTGGCCCGGGCCCTCGGCCAGCCGGGCGGTCCCGCTTTCGCGAATGCGCACAACCTCGCCCCGCGCCCGCCCCAGCTCTGCCAGGGCTGCGGGCATCGCGACGTCTATGCGGCGCTCAACAAAGTGGCCGCCGAGTACCCTGACGCCCGCATTTTCGGCGACATCGGCTGCTACACGCTCGGCGCGCTGCCGCCGTTCCGCGCCATCGACACCTGCGTGGACATGGGCGCCTCCATCACGATGGCCAAAGGCGCCGCGGACGCCGGCGTGCACCCGGCCATCGCCGTGATCGGCGACTCCACCTTCACGCACTCCGGCATGACCGGCCTGCTGGACGCCGTCAACGACGGCTCCGCCATCACGGTCATCATCAGCGACAACCTCACCACGGCGATGACCGGCGGCCAGGATTCGGCCGGCACGCACAAATACGAAGCCATCTGCCTGGCCCTCGGCGTGGAGCGCGAACACCTGCACGTGGTCGTGCCCCTGCCCAAGAACATGGACGAGATCACCCGCATCATCCGCGAGGAGATCGAATACCGCGGCGTGTCCGTCATCATCCCGCAGCGCGAGTGCATGCAGACCCTGGGCCGCAAGCTCCGTCAGAAAAAAGCGAAAGAAGCATGA
- a CDS encoding CarboxypepD_reg-like domain-containing protein, which produces MKTFFRLLTFMCLLAGPVAFGQTDSLRYSVRGVVEDASGGKPLAYVSVSLPGTNFATVTNQDGVFVIKSDVEPRFVAFSLLGYAPVTVPADRSQTMRVRMNRGEYTLDPAYVMTGDPLTLMMDAIYKIPDNCPDQQELFDCFYRETVQKRSRFIYVSEAVTKMFKSSFRQFLSRDRASVVKSRLLRSPRLSDTLAVKVLGGPVQAVDLDLVKTRDMVLDPEYLEMYSLELLSPVMLDGRRQFVIRLEPKVEAEFALHYGTVYIDQETLAFSRIELSLDVSDAAKATRAMLVSKPMDIRFKPKEMSLLLNYKREDGKIRLSYARTVFRFNCDARRRLFSTEFTAIAEMVVTNRLSGAEAVPIERKEAFRSTETLADKTQAYLDPDFWKDYNIIEPTESLEHALGRLKKE; this is translated from the coding sequence ATGAAGACTTTCTTTCGCCTGTTGACCTTTATGTGCCTGCTCGCCGGCCCCGTGGCCTTCGGGCAGACAGATTCCCTGCGCTACTCCGTCCGGGGTGTCGTGGAGGATGCCTCGGGCGGCAAGCCGCTTGCCTATGTGTCGGTGTCGCTTCCCGGCACCAACTTCGCGACCGTCACCAACCAGGACGGCGTGTTCGTCATCAAATCCGACGTCGAACCCCGTTTCGTCGCTTTCTCGCTGCTGGGCTACGCGCCGGTTACGGTCCCTGCGGACCGCAGCCAGACGATGCGTGTCCGCATGAACCGCGGCGAATATACCCTCGATCCGGCCTATGTCATGACGGGAGATCCGCTGACCCTGATGATGGACGCCATCTACAAGATTCCCGACAACTGTCCGGACCAGCAGGAACTCTTCGACTGCTTCTACCGGGAGACGGTCCAGAAGCGCTCCCGCTTCATCTATGTCTCCGAAGCCGTGACGAAGATGTTCAAGTCCTCGTTCCGCCAGTTCCTTTCCCGCGACCGGGCGTCGGTGGTCAAGAGCCGCCTGCTGCGCAGTCCGCGCCTGTCCGACACCCTCGCGGTCAAGGTCCTCGGCGGCCCCGTGCAGGCCGTCGACCTCGACCTGGTCAAGACGCGCGACATGGTTCTCGACCCGGAATATCTTGAGATGTACAGCCTGGAGCTGCTGTCTCCCGTGATGCTGGACGGCCGCCGGCAGTTCGTCATCCGCCTGGAGCCGAAGGTGGAGGCGGAGTTCGCCCTGCACTACGGCACCGTCTACATCGACCAGGAGACGCTGGCGTTTTCCCGCATCGAGCTGAGCCTGGACGTCTCCGACGCCGCCAAGGCCACACGCGCGATGTTGGTCAGCAAACCCATGGACATCCGCTTCAAGCCGAAGGAGATGTCGCTGCTGCTCAACTACAAGCGCGAGGACGGCAAGATCCGCCTGAGCTACGCCCGCACCGTGTTCCGCTTCAACTGCGACGCCCGCAGGCGCCTCTTCAGCACGGAGTTCACCGCGATCGCGGAGATGGTCGTGACCAACCGCCTGAGCGGCGCTGAGGCCGTGCCGATCGAGCGCAAGGAGGCCTTCCGCAGCACCGAGACCCTGGCGGACAAGACCCAGGCCTATCTGGATCCGGATTTCTGGAAGGACTACAACATCATCGAGCCGACCGAGAGCCTCGAGCACGCCCTGGGCCGTCTGAAGAAAGAGTAA
- a CDS encoding anaerobic C4-dicarboxylate transporter DcuB, with the protein MSLVMIIELLIVLAALYVGSRYGSLALGAISGIGLAILVFGFGLKPGTPPTDVIYIIIAAVTCAGTLQASGGMDWMIQVAERVLRKHPDHITFLGPLVTFFLTVLVGTGHVVYTIMPIICDIALKKGIRPERPCGVASVASQVGITCSPIAAAVVAFVTISNANGFMVAIPQVLMVTIPACLCGLMCAALASYKRGKDLDKDPDFLKRKEDPETYKYMYGNSATTLDKKISREAKASVFIFLGALLVIVLFAFCQMIHVTRGGERVTLAVALDIPKMNIIIQIIMLTAAACNIMFCKAQPKKAVGGAVWQSGMVAVVAIYGIAWLADTYFGNYLEQMKVMLADVVTNYPWSIAFIFFLVSVLINSQGAVVVAMLPLAYELGIAGPVLLGVLPSVYGYFFIPNYPSDIATVNFDRSGTTRIGKYLLNHSFMMPGLICVFVSTVVGYLVTNVLFRGYFLGFVQ; encoded by the coding sequence ATGTCACTCGTCATGATCATCGAACTGCTGATCGTCCTGGCGGCCCTGTATGTGGGCTCCCGGTACGGCAGCCTCGCGCTCGGTGCCATTTCGGGCATCGGTCTCGCCATCCTCGTCTTCGGTTTCGGCCTCAAGCCGGGCACGCCGCCCACCGACGTCATCTACATCATCATCGCCGCCGTGACCTGCGCGGGCACGCTCCAGGCCTCGGGCGGTATGGACTGGATGATCCAGGTGGCCGAACGGGTGCTCCGCAAGCATCCGGACCATATCACGTTCCTGGGCCCGCTGGTGACCTTCTTCCTGACCGTCCTCGTGGGCACGGGGCATGTCGTCTATACGATCATGCCGATCATCTGCGACATCGCCCTCAAGAAGGGCATCCGGCCCGAGCGGCCCTGCGGCGTCGCCTCCGTGGCTTCGCAGGTGGGCATCACCTGCTCGCCGATCGCCGCCGCCGTGGTCGCCTTCGTGACGATCTCCAACGCCAACGGCTTCATGGTCGCCATCCCGCAGGTGCTGATGGTCACGATCCCGGCCTGCCTGTGCGGCCTGATGTGCGCCGCGCTGGCATCCTACAAGCGCGGCAAGGACCTGGACAAGGATCCGGATTTCCTCAAGCGCAAGGAGGATCCCGAGACCTACAAGTATATGTATGGCAACAGCGCCACGACCCTGGACAAGAAGATCAGCCGCGAGGCCAAGGCTTCCGTGTTCATCTTCCTGGGCGCGCTGCTGGTCATCGTGCTCTTCGCCTTCTGCCAGATGATCCACGTGACCCGGGGCGGGGAGCGCGTCACGCTCGCCGTCGCCCTGGACATCCCCAAGATGAACATCATCATCCAGATCATCATGCTGACGGCCGCCGCCTGCAACATCATGTTCTGCAAGGCGCAGCCCAAGAAGGCCGTCGGCGGCGCCGTGTGGCAGTCCGGCATGGTGGCCGTGGTGGCCATCTACGGCATCGCCTGGCTGGCCGACACCTATTTCGGCAACTACCTGGAGCAGATGAAGGTGATGCTCGCGGACGTCGTGACCAACTATCCCTGGTCCATCGCGTTCATCTTCTTCCTCGTCTCCGTGCTGATCAATTCGCAGGGGGCGGTGGTCGTGGCGATGCTCCCGCTGGCCTACGAGCTCGGCATCGCCGGCCCCGTGCTGCTGGGCGTGCTGCCGAGCGTGTATGGCTATTTCTTCATCCCCAACTATCCTTCCGACATCGCCACGGTCAACTTCGACCGCTCGGGCACGACGCGGATCGGCAAGTATCTGCTCAACCACAGCTTCATGATGCCGGGCCTGATCTGCGTGTTCGTGTCCACGGTCGTGGGATACCTGGTGACGAACGTCTTGTTCCGGGGATATTTCCTCGGATTCGTGCAATAG
- a CDS encoding Uncharacterized membrane protein, whose product MQYLGEIISLIVAVLWTATALFADQASRRIGAMSTNFFRMALSAVLLAGLLYVAVGRPYPAFADGRTWLWMGLSALVGYVFGDFCLFNSYVVIGARFGQLFMTLAPPFAAIAGWALLGETLSWKSWLAMAVTLTGIAISILNRSRDGHKLSLKLPLKGVLLGIGAGLGQGVGLVLSKIGMQHYEAALPADAPAAFDWAMPFASTMIRSLTGMAGFFVLMAVSGTLPKLREAVRNRTGMKFTALTTLFGPFVGVSLSLMAVQYARAGIASTLMALTPVLILLPYALIYKQKITPKEILGVIVSMTGVALFFLL is encoded by the coding sequence ATGCAATACCTCGGAGAGATTATTTCACTGATCGTGGCCGTATTGTGGACGGCCACCGCCCTTTTCGCCGACCAGGCGAGCCGCCGCATCGGTGCGATGAGCACCAATTTCTTCCGGATGGCCCTTTCGGCCGTCCTGCTCGCCGGGCTTCTCTATGTCGCCGTCGGGCGGCCGTATCCGGCTTTCGCCGACGGCCGGACCTGGCTCTGGATGGGCCTCTCGGCGCTGGTGGGCTACGTTTTCGGCGATTTCTGCCTGTTCAATTCCTATGTCGTGATCGGCGCCCGCTTCGGGCAGCTCTTCATGACGCTCGCGCCGCCCTTCGCCGCCATCGCGGGTTGGGCGCTGCTCGGCGAGACGCTCTCCTGGAAGTCCTGGCTGGCGATGGCCGTCACGCTGACCGGCATCGCCATCTCCATCCTGAACCGCTCGCGCGACGGGCATAAGCTCTCCCTGAAGCTGCCGCTCAAGGGCGTGCTGCTCGGCATCGGCGCCGGGCTCGGACAGGGCGTGGGCCTCGTGCTCAGCAAGATCGGCATGCAGCACTACGAGGCGGCGCTCCCCGCCGACGCGCCGGCCGCCTTCGACTGGGCGATGCCGTTCGCGTCCACGATGATCCGCTCGCTGACCGGCATGGCCGGATTCTTCGTCCTGATGGCCGTCAGCGGCACCCTGCCGAAGCTGCGCGAAGCCGTACGCAACCGCACGGGCATGAAGTTCACCGCCCTGACGACGCTCTTCGGGCCGTTTGTCGGCGTGTCGCTGTCGCTGATGGCGGTGCAATACGCCCGCGCGGGCATCGCCTCCACGCTGATGGCGCTCACGCCCGTGCTCATCCTCCTTCCCTACGCGCTGATCTACAAACAGAAGATCACGCCGAAGGAAATCCTCGGCGTGATCGTCAGCATGACGGGCGTGGCCCTGTTCTTCCTGCTTTAG
- a CDS encoding GTPase, G3E family: MNIELNDKQLPVLLITGYLGSGKTTLLNRILTNRRGIKFAVIVNDLGEVNIDADLIEKGGVVGQTDDSLVALQNGCICCTLKMDLIAQLEEIARMNRFDYIAIEASGICEPAPIAQTINSYPQLSHPSYPGASIPTMDCIVTVVDALRMKDEFACGDALKRENIDEEDIENLVIEQIEFCNIVLINKASEVTAEELGRVKSIVRALQPKAEILTCDYGDIELDKLLHTGLFDFDKVATSAAWIAEIEGADEEEHDDDDDDDHDGHHHDHHHHHHDHDHEEGEAEEYGIGTYVYESRPALDINKFDYMVARKWPKEIIRSKGLCYFSADTDKCYLFETAGRQKNIKDAGYWFATMPRDELKEMMRRDAKLRRDWDPEYGDRMNKIVFIGQHLDKEAIKSLMDSCLAED, translated from the coding sequence ATGAATATCGAGCTCAATGATAAGCAATTGCCGGTCCTTTTGATCACCGGCTACCTGGGGAGCGGCAAGACGACGCTCCTGAACAGGATCCTGACCAACCGCCGCGGCATCAAGTTCGCGGTGATCGTCAACGACCTCGGCGAGGTCAACATCGACGCCGACCTGATCGAGAAGGGCGGCGTCGTGGGCCAGACCGACGACAGCCTGGTGGCCCTGCAGAACGGCTGCATATGCTGCACCCTCAAGATGGACCTCATCGCCCAGCTGGAGGAGATCGCCCGGATGAACCGCTTCGACTACATCGCCATCGAGGCGAGCGGCATCTGCGAGCCGGCCCCGATCGCCCAGACCATCAACTCCTACCCGCAGCTCTCGCATCCGTCCTATCCCGGCGCTTCCATCCCCACGATGGACTGCATCGTCACGGTCGTGGACGCCCTCCGGATGAAGGACGAATTCGCGTGCGGAGACGCGCTGAAGCGCGAAAACATCGACGAGGAGGACATCGAGAACCTCGTCATCGAGCAGATCGAGTTCTGCAACATCGTGCTGATCAACAAGGCGTCCGAGGTCACGGCCGAGGAGCTCGGGCGCGTCAAGAGCATCGTGCGCGCCCTGCAGCCCAAGGCCGAGATCCTGACCTGCGACTACGGCGACATCGAGCTGGACAAGCTCCTGCACACGGGCCTGTTCGACTTCGACAAAGTGGCGACCTCCGCCGCCTGGATCGCGGAGATCGAAGGCGCCGACGAGGAGGAGCACGACGACGATGACGACGACGATCACGACGGGCACCACCACGACCATCACCACCATCATCACGACCATGACCACGAGGAAGGGGAGGCCGAGGAATACGGCATCGGGACCTATGTCTACGAATCCCGTCCTGCGCTGGATATCAACAAGTTCGACTATATGGTGGCTAGGAAGTGGCCCAAGGAGATTATCCGCAGCAAGGGCCTCTGCTACTTCAGCGCCGACACCGACAAGTGCTATCTCTTCGAGACCGCCGGCCGGCAGAAGAACATCAAGGACGCCGGCTACTGGTTCGCCACGATGCCGCGCGACGAGCTGAAGGAGATGATGCGCCGCGACGCCAAGCTGCGCCGCGACTGGGATCCCGAATACGGCGACCGGATGAACAAGATCGTGTTCATCGGCCAGCATCTCGACAAGGAGGCCATCAAGTCGTTGATGGACAGCTGCCTGGCAGAAGACTAA
- a CDS encoding purine-nucleoside phosphorylase gives MANTPTPHIGAQKGEIAETVIMAGDPLRVKFIAENFIENPVQFNNVRGMLGYTGTYKGKRVSVMGHGMGIPSIGIYTYELFNFYDVKTIMRVGSAGSYSMDLHLGDLVIAQGACTDSNYGAQYELPGTFAPIADFDLLRAAAASCEAHGFRYKVGNVVSSDVFYSANPKTEQWCRMGVLAVEMEASALYMNAAYAGKRALTICTISDHVLTGEKTTAEQRQTTFTNMIQVALDLI, from the coding sequence ATGGCCAATACTCCTACTCCCCACATCGGGGCACAGAAAGGCGAAATTGCCGAGACTGTCATCATGGCGGGCGATCCGCTCCGCGTCAAATTCATCGCTGAAAACTTCATCGAGAACCCTGTCCAGTTCAACAACGTCCGCGGCATGCTGGGCTATACCGGCACCTACAAGGGCAAGCGCGTGAGCGTGATGGGCCACGGCATGGGCATCCCCTCCATCGGCATCTATACGTATGAGCTGTTCAACTTCTACGACGTCAAGACCATCATGCGCGTCGGCTCCGCCGGCTCCTACAGCATGGACCTGCACCTGGGCGACCTCGTGATCGCGCAGGGCGCCTGCACCGACTCCAACTACGGCGCCCAGTACGAGCTGCCCGGCACCTTTGCGCCGATCGCCGACTTCGACCTGCTGCGCGCCGCCGCGGCCTCCTGCGAGGCCCACGGCTTCCGCTACAAGGTCGGCAACGTCGTCTCGTCCGACGTCTTCTACTCCGCTAACCCCAAGACGGAGCAGTGGTGCAGGATGGGCGTGCTCGCCGTCGAGATGGAGGCCTCCGCGCTCTATATGAACGCCGCCTACGCCGGCAAGCGCGCGCTGACGATCTGCACGATCTCCGACCACGTCCTCACGGGCGAGAAGACCACCGCCGAGCAGCGCCAGACCACCTTCACCAACATGATCCAGGTCGCCCTCGACCTCATCTAG
- a CDS encoding Major fimbrial subunit protein (FimA) has product MKNSLLTIPVLLLAGLLSCSRLTVPEGDSTLDVNWVETPTKGAATDAEKKVNSLCFYVFDAHGMLEISHTCTAEELADRRAGLNVKLGNKTVYAVANLSGAPLTAAGACLKAADLEAVAVDLADNSAAGFVMTAKGSVTVSAGTGASCSLNLARAVAKVSLGTVTNNLPSQYGALKVRHAFLCNVVGNQNLGGTASIGKWYNQNGTDVANGKKEATVGQGGHEAQLPDFTWKKYGTSGQNIALNGKYNFAAGTVFYAFPNATTAIPSTAPYTKNFTPTCTVLMLVAEIKGTLYYYPVALSKQLKKNTDNLVNVKIVGLGNTLEDGPFNRIARADLSVEVSVLDWTSGSTYTETL; this is encoded by the coding sequence ATGAAAAACTCATTACTGACCATTCCGGTACTGCTGCTGGCAGGATTGCTGTCCTGCAGCAGGCTGACTGTCCCGGAAGGGGATTCCACCCTGGATGTAAACTGGGTGGAGACCCCGACGAAAGGCGCCGCGACCGATGCGGAGAAGAAAGTGAACAGTCTGTGCTTTTATGTATTCGACGCGCACGGTATGCTCGAAATCTCGCACACGTGTACGGCCGAAGAACTGGCCGACAGGCGTGCCGGACTCAACGTGAAACTCGGCAACAAGACGGTCTATGCCGTCGCGAACCTGTCCGGCGCGCCGCTTACGGCGGCCGGCGCCTGCCTGAAGGCCGCCGACCTGGAGGCCGTCGCGGTGGACCTGGCGGACAATTCGGCCGCCGGCTTCGTCATGACGGCGAAAGGGTCGGTGACCGTCTCCGCGGGGACGGGCGCATCCTGCAGCTTGAACCTGGCCCGGGCTGTGGCGAAAGTTTCCCTGGGTACGGTGACCAACAACCTGCCGTCGCAGTACGGTGCCCTCAAGGTGCGCCACGCTTTCCTGTGCAATGTCGTCGGCAACCAGAACCTTGGCGGGACGGCGTCGATCGGCAAATGGTACAACCAGAACGGCACCGACGTTGCGAACGGCAAGAAGGAGGCGACGGTCGGGCAGGGCGGCCACGAGGCGCAGCTGCCGGATTTCACCTGGAAGAAGTATGGCACGAGCGGGCAGAACATCGCCCTGAACGGCAAATACAACTTCGCCGCCGGGACCGTCTTCTACGCGTTTCCGAACGCCACGACGGCGATACCGTCGACCGCGCCCTACACCAAGAATTTCACGCCGACCTGCACCGTCCTGATGCTCGTCGCGGAGATCAAGGGGACGCTTTATTACTACCCGGTCGCCCTGTCGAAGCAGTTGAAGAAGAACACGGACAACCTGGTCAACGTCAAGATCGTCGGCCTGGGAAACACCCTCGAGGACGGACCCTTCAACCGGATCGCCCGCGCGGACCTGTCCGTGGAAGTGAGCGTCCTGGACTGGACGAGTGGCTCCACCTATACGGAAACATTATAA
- a CDS encoding single-strand DNA-binding protein codes for MEQLNRIELRGVVGNVRIQTFDESRMARIGLATNYAYKDRDGAAVIDTSWHNVIAWEGRNIQGLERIGKGTKLHVLGRIRYQNYTGVDGVDRVGTDIVASHVQIIDDREPMSYEM; via the coding sequence ATGGAACAACTGAACAGAATCGAATTGAGAGGGGTCGTCGGCAATGTCCGGATCCAGACCTTCGACGAGAGCCGGATGGCCCGTATCGGGCTGGCGACCAATTATGCTTACAAAGACCGGGACGGCGCCGCCGTGATCGACACGAGCTGGCACAATGTCATCGCGTGGGAGGGCCGGAACATCCAGGGCCTGGAGCGGATCGGAAAGGGGACCAAGCTACATGTCCTCGGCCGCATCCGCTACCAGAACTACACCGGGGTGGACGGCGTGGACCGGGTTGGAACGGACATCGTCGCCAGCCATGTGCAGATCATCGACGACCGCGAACCGATGTCTTATGAGATGTAA
- a CDS encoding 5'-nucleotidase — MRKTLILLAAAALACCACCQQPKLVILHTNDTHSHFEPVRGGEYDGLGGCIERAAFVDSVRAANGADRVLLLHAGDFSQGTPYFSELGGVLEPRIINDLAYDCITLGNHEFDNDIEALTARLKAIRPETKIVCANLDLSGFEMGEIVKPYAIIRRGGMKIGIIGLEADLSTNVTKTVSSRLSQLDDVEVTNRWADYLHDTEKCDLIILLSHIGYEEDQALVPQTRWIDLVVGGHSHTFVDGFVYVADANGKKVPIITDGCWGLEMGQIDVKR, encoded by the coding sequence ATGAGAAAGACCCTGATCCTTCTCGCAGCGGCCGCGCTGGCCTGCTGCGCCTGCTGCCAGCAACCCAAGCTGGTGATCCTGCATACCAACGACACGCACAGCCACTTCGAGCCCGTGCGCGGCGGCGAGTACGACGGCCTCGGCGGCTGCATCGAGCGTGCCGCGTTCGTGGACTCCGTCCGGGCCGCCAACGGCGCGGACCGCGTCCTGCTGCTGCATGCCGGCGATTTCAGCCAGGGCACGCCCTACTTCAGCGAGCTCGGCGGCGTGCTGGAGCCGCGCATCATCAACGACCTCGCCTACGACTGCATCACGCTGGGCAACCACGAATTCGACAACGACATCGAAGCCCTGACCGCACGCCTCAAGGCGATCCGGCCCGAGACGAAGATCGTCTGCGCCAACCTCGACCTCTCGGGCTTCGAGATGGGCGAGATCGTCAAGCCCTACGCGATCATCCGCCGCGGCGGGATGAAGATCGGCATCATCGGCCTCGAGGCGGACCTTTCCACCAACGTGACCAAGACCGTATCTTCGCGCCTGAGCCAGCTCGACGACGTTGAGGTGACCAACCGCTGGGCCGACTACCTCCACGACACGGAGAAGTGCGACCTGATCATCCTCCTGTCCCACATCGGATACGAAGAGGACCAGGCCCTCGTGCCGCAGACCCGCTGGATCGACCTCGTGGTCGGCGGCCACTCCCACACCTTCGTGGACGGCTTCGTCTATGTGGCCGACGCCAACGGCAAGAAGGTCCCCATCATCACCGACGGTTGCTGGGGCCTCGAAATGGGCCAGATCGACGTGAAGCGGTAG
- a CDS encoding 5'-nucleotidase, C-terminal domain produces the protein MVKAKVIALAALTLLACSCQHEYSWQKFRMDGHRTGVRVPTADNVTEALGTVNDSVYVAPNGKVFPLGSATYKAAADLIAVQPEMGSIKEVIAYAPRAMVAEAPESELSNWWVDRLMVEVAGATKRKVDVGIANFGGIRVDFPQGDILVDDLVSMFPFKNYLTYVALKGSDLQAIFDYMAATRPQVLGGVKFVLTGHRIDTLLVDGKPIDPNRTYGVATIDFLLDGGDGLTIAKNARELIVSDKTVIDVMMPYVRSLGASGTPLEYKTDGRVVVNKEEDAQ, from the coding sequence ATGGTTAAAGCAAAAGTAATCGCGCTGGCGGCCCTCACGCTGCTGGCCTGTTCCTGCCAACACGAGTATTCGTGGCAGAAATTCCGCATGGACGGCCACCGCACCGGTGTGCGCGTCCCTACGGCCGACAACGTGACCGAGGCCCTCGGTACGGTTAACGACAGCGTATACGTGGCGCCCAACGGGAAGGTTTTCCCGTTGGGCTCGGCCACGTATAAAGCCGCTGCCGACCTGATCGCCGTGCAGCCCGAAATGGGCAGCATCAAAGAGGTGATCGCCTATGCGCCGCGCGCCATGGTCGCCGAGGCGCCGGAGAGCGAGCTCTCCAACTGGTGGGTGGACCGCCTGATGGTCGAGGTGGCGGGCGCCACGAAACGCAAGGTCGACGTGGGTATCGCCAATTTCGGCGGCATCCGCGTGGATTTCCCGCAGGGAGACATCCTGGTGGACGACCTCGTGTCGATGTTCCCGTTCAAGAACTACCTGACCTACGTGGCCCTGAAGGGTTCCGATCTGCAGGCCATCTTCGACTACATGGCCGCCACGCGCCCGCAGGTGCTGGGCGGCGTCAAGTTCGTGCTGACCGGCCACCGCATCGACACCCTGCTGGTCGACGGCAAGCCCATTGACCCGAACCGGACCTACGGCGTCGCGACCATCGACTTCCTGCTGGACGGCGGTGACGGCCTGACCATCGCGAAGAACGCCAGGGAGCTGATTGTCTCGGACAAGACCGTCATCGACGTGATGATGCCTTATGTCCGCAGCCTGGGCGCCTCCGGCACGCCGCTCGAATACAAGACCGACGGCCGCGTGGTCGTCAACAAAGAGGAGGACGCGCAATGA